Below is a genomic region from Dehalococcoides mccartyi.
GTACCCACAGCATTGCGTCTGTTTACTTCCTCTTCGCCCAGATATTTTATCTGAACTGAACGTACCTGACCTACCATACGCCCATCAGACCGATACATCATATCCCAGTCTATTTCGGTGGTGGGGTCATCCAGTTCACGTTGTTTTACCCACCAAGGGCGTTTCCATTCCGCATTTGGGGAAGCTGTGACATCATCCAGATCCTGAAACACCGGTGCAGCGGCAGCCGCAGTACCAATGCCGGCTCCAGTTAAACCCAAAGCCTTTACGAAATCACGGCGGCTTACTATCGAATGAAAATTGGGCATATTCCACTTCTCCTTTTAGTCTGCTTATAGTCTTTCCCATTGTCACCCAGTCTTCCCTGAGCGCCAAAATTCATGTTCCCCCCTTTTATCAGAATAATAATTAGCTTTGTGTATATACGATGTTTGATTACGATGTTTGATTACGATTATATATTTTGAGGTCAAGTCCGGCAATCAGCAAAAGGGATACTAATACTAAGCATTTAGTATAATTTCGGGTGCAGACTGTGTTTTATGTTTTGGCTAGTTCTCTTAGCAGGCACAAAAATATAAGGTATGCCTTGATAACAAGGCAGGGAAAGGTATAATACAAAGGATACTTTCACAAACCGAAAGCCTATGGTACTTACAGCCGCAATAATTTTTAAGCAGGAGGGATAAAATAATGTCCAGTGCTACCCAGTATCCGGCCACGCTAAGCGTGGACTACCAGAATGAACCCCGTGACAAAGTAAGTGTAGCTTTCCGTCTCCTCATGATAATCCCCATTGCCATAATCTTGTCCCTTATTAGCGGAGGCACTTACGAGTATACCGTTGACCAGATAACATACTCCGCCAGCAATGCCGGAGGCATTATTGTTATGGCTACCGTGTTTATGATTCTTGTTCAGCAGAAATACCCCAAATGGTGGTTTGACTGGAATCTGGCTCTCAGCCGTTTCTGCTACAGATTTATCTCATATCTTGCCTTGCTGCGGGATGAATACCCCTCAACAGATGAAGAACAATCTGTCCATCTAAATCTGGTTTACCCGGATGTAAAAAATAACCTGAACCGCTGGATGCCGCTATTTAAATGGTTTTTAGCTATACCACATTATATTATCTTGTTTTTCCTGGGTCTGGCCGCATTCATGTGCACTGTTTTCGCCTGGTTCACTATTTTATTTACCGGCAAATACCCGAAATCATTGTTTGATTTTGTAGTTGGGGTCATGCGCTGGGGTCTGCGGGTATCCGCTTATGCAACCCTGCTGATTACAGATGACTATCCGCCATTCAGCCTTGAATCATAACCCGAATCTTGGAAAACCCCATTTTAAATATCAGGCAGATTAGAAAAATAAAACATGAGTGATATATCCGGCAGAGCTGTGGCGGGATTGACAGAAAACGGCTTCAAAGCCGGCACTGTTTCCTGCAAGCATCTGCCGGAACTGGAAGAGAATATTGAAAACCTTAAGCGGCAGGGCTTAGTTGACACTCTTCTTGCAAAAACATATCTACAGTTTAAATATGATTCTGATTCAGCTATGCCCGATACCCGCACGGTTTTCATCATCGCCATACCCCAACCTTTAACCCGTACCCGCTTTACATGGAAAGGCCACATTTATAATGCAGATATACCGCCTACTTATATAGGCAGTAAAGACGATGCTGCCGTTTCAAATATTCTGACCAGCATAATCCAGGCCGAAGGATTTAAATCTGTTAGGACGAATCTACCTGTGAAAATACTGGCAGTCCGCAGCGGACTGGCCGAATATGGCAGGAACAATCTTGCCTATATACACGGCTTTGGTTCGTACCACCGATTAATCGCCTTTGTTTCAGACTGCCCTTGCACACAGGACAACTGGAATGAACCGAAAGAAATGAAGGCTTGCAGCAAATGCTTCAAATGCACCCGGAATTGTCCAAGCGGCTGTATTAGTGATGAACGTTTCCTGCTTAAGGCAGAAAACTGCCTTACATGGCATAACGAACGTGAAGATACCCTTGCCGGCTGGATAGACCCTGATTGGCACAATGCCCTTATAGGCT
It encodes:
- a CDS encoding DUF4389 domain-containing protein, which translates into the protein MMSSATQYPATLSVDYQNEPRDKVSVAFRLLMIIPIAIILSLISGGTYEYTVDQITYSASNAGGIIVMATVFMILVQQKYPKWWFDWNLALSRFCYRFISYLALLRDEYPSTDEEQSVHLNLVYPDVKNNLNRWMPLFKWFLAIPHYIILFFLGLAAFMCTVFAWFTILFTGKYPKSLFDFVVGVMRWGLRVSAYATLLITDDYPPFSLES
- a CDS encoding 4Fe-4S double cluster binding domain-containing protein is translated as MSDISGRAVAGLTENGFKAGTVSCKHLPELEENIENLKRQGLVDTLLAKTYLQFKYDSDSAMPDTRTVFIIAIPQPLTRTRFTWKGHIYNADIPPTYIGSKDDAAVSNILTSIIQAEGFKSVRTNLPVKILAVRSGLAEYGRNNLAYIHGFGSYHRLIAFVSDCPCTQDNWNEPKEMKACSKCFKCTRNCPSGCISDERFLLKAENCLTWHNEREDTLAGWIDPDWHNALIGCMRCQTVCPLNTRQSARVIPGPEFTEEETNLIRQKLPANQIPADLYQKLSTIAMDDSYPVFARNLELLVNPKNIIR